The nucleotide sequence GTCATGACCAGAACGATTCAATTACATAATTGCCACTCCTAGACTCACAAATCGATTGTAAATTGCGATGCCTGTGTTAGCTTCTACTTAAGTTGTTAATACCTTTGCCACGCGATCACACCGCTCCAAATCATTGGATATAACAGCAGAACCCAATCCATAACTGTTACAATAACATATGAGACGGGAAatgttaaacaagaaaaaaagaaCATTTTTTTAGTGAAATAAATTTTATCTCACTGGGTGTCATTTGCTAGTTCGATTGCTTCTTGTTCTGTAGAAAATGTTTTAACACAGAGGACAGGTCCGAAAACTTCGTCTCTCCAAATTTGCATGGATGTGGTAACATCAGTAATGATGGCTGGCTCCATATAGAACCCTTTTGTCAAATGTTGGGGACGCTTCCCTCCAAACAAAACGGTAGCACCTTCCCTTTTGGCTGTTTCAACGAACTTCAACACCTTCTCATACTGGATTTTTAAATAATTTAGAAATCGGTCATATTGATAAGTCTTGTTTTCGTAACTTTTTGTGTCTTTGATCTTTTTACCTGTCCAGCACTAACCACAGGTCCGAGCCTACAACCTTCCTCCAATGGATCAGAAATCTTGATGTTTTTAGCCCACTTTACAAGCTTGTCTAGAAACTCTTTGGCAATACTTTCCTGAAAtatcaacatatatatatatataaaatattgtaTATAACATAGCATATTTACCACTGCATACTTACATGCAGTATAAGGCGAGAAGTTGCACTGCAGATTTGTCCATTAGTCCAGAAGCAACCAAAAAGTGCCCACTCCACAGCTGTTTGAACCCAAGGCAAAAAAGTTATTATCATATGTGTTCTCCATTAAATGCAATATTAAAAACATGAAAGACACGATAATCAAAATTTATGATGTACAAAACAATTAAAACAACCTTTATCAATGTCAACATCGTCAAACACAACTATTGGACTCTTTCCTCCGAGCTCAAGTGTAACAGGCTGCCAAACAAACAACGCACGCAAACGATTAAAAGAGTTTGATTCACAGTTAACCTCAACTTTCAATTCCAACATGTTTCTTTTTATTATTGATAGGAATAGGAATAGGAATAGGGATAAGAATAACAATACCTTAACATTTTGAGCTGCAGCAGTCATAATCTTGCTTCCTGTAGCACTGCTACCAGTGAAAGCAATCTGTTTAAGAAACAAAACAGTATTTGAATGTCCTTTTGGATTATAAAAGCACGAAACATGTTAaactaaaatataaattttactCAACCTTATCAACATCAGGGTGAGCAGCCAAAGGAGCACCTGCTTCAGGACCCAATCCCGTCACAATATTGAGAATACCAGGGGGCAGCCCCACCTCCCTGCATACTTCGCCTAATTCCAGGCACGTGCTAGAATTATATTAACAAATGATATATATAAGAATATCATACACCgtaatgcaaaaaaaaaaaaaacagaaaatgataagaTAGGACTTACACAGATGCCAACTCTGATGGCTTAAGTACTGCAGCACACCCAGCAGCCAGTGCAGATGCAACTTTCCAAGTAGCCATTAGCAAAGGATAATTCCTAtagaaaacaaataaaatagaatataagaaaaatatttaTTACAAAATACAAATCATTATTACAGTAGAGGTAGAGAGTACCATGGAGTAATCAGCCCAACAACACCAATTGGTTCCCTGATGATATGGCATTTAAAGGTATCCATTGGAAGATTAACAGGTGCGTTTTGTTTTGCATCCAAAGCTTCAGCAAGATCAGCATTATATTCAAAACATCCAGCAACGTCATCCTGAGTAATAACAGATACATGAGCTGGTTGTATGCTTAGTTAAGAAAATATAGCAAAATGATTATATGCAATGGACATACCATATCCCATGCTGCTTCATCAAGTGGTTTTCCGCAATCAATGGCTTCAAGCTTAGCGAACTTATCCTTTTTCTCAGTAACCTATGCATAGTTGAAAGCTTTAGCATATTAACAATAGAAAACAAACCGAACCCAAATTTAAAATATCATCCAGAAAATCCTTACCTTTGCAGCAATGGCACGAAGATACTTTGCACGATGAGCCCCAGAAGCTGATGCCCATTCTTTTCCTCCATCACGTTTAAGAGCTCTGCGTGCTGCTTTCACAGCAATATCAATATCCTCAGCGGTAGCTGCTGGTATATCCCCTGCAACATATTTTTCAACACATGCAAGTAACGTTAGCAAGTCAAGACATGAACAGACCAAACAGTTAAGAATCAAGAACATCAGGTAGTAGATTGCATAATGCACACATGagattaacaataataatataatataactttttatcacaGGAAACATGGAAGCCAGagtaatattaaaaaataatgtaACCTTCATTTGATCTGCAGGAATtgcaaaaacacacacacacacacacacattgcaAGATGACAAATTTGAAGAGATAAATAATGTAACCTTCACCACTGATGATGGAAAATTGATTCTAAAATGTTAATGTCTTATATTTAAGGTCAAAATAAACTTCGGATGATCATCGATCAATCGAGTTGCTGCAAGAGAACCGATTCACGACAATATATGTTAAATTACTTGATACAATTATCAGATTTTCACAATAATCTACCATAAAAATCGCTTCAACGTTACATAAACAGAAGTATAAAGTTGTACAAATTAAAATCAATCTCCTGTATTATCAGTCCGTCAGTAGAATAGTAGATATAATAAACAAATACAGATCTTACATACGATATTCTAACTAGAGACCTGATTATCAGCAACTTAACCTAACAAAACGAATCTATCACAAAACAGTCGGTTAATCAAAGACAAATCGCATCGAATCGGAATCAACCGTACATGCGTCTGATTTTATACAATAAACTACAAATCCACAGCAGAACAGCTATCTATTCGATTCAATAACACATAAAAGTATTTAAAATTGGCGAAAATAAATATACCGACGATCTCTTCGGTAGCAGGATTGATGACAGGGATGCGATTCTTCCTAACAGGTTCTCTCCATTCTCCGTCAATGAATAACTGACGAAACGGTATCGAAATCGCCATATCTGACTTGGAGATTTGTGCGAATGTAGCGAGCAACTTCGATCGCCGAAATAGGCTTGAGGTTACTTGAAATAGTAAGAGTCGGTGAGTGAAAGTTAGGTATTTATAACTCCACGGCGGCGATGCGACGGAGGACGGTAATGTATTTGTTTGGATGATTGGATCAAGTTTGTTGTGTTTCAATGTAAGGTTTGGGGTTTATAAATTAATAGAGGGGATATAAAACGTGTAGAAATCCGATCGCGATTTGAGGATCTTATCTGATAGatcattttttatttgatttgtagGTTTTCATGGCCTTTTTTAGCCTTGTAGCCTAGGTGATGGCTTTTTTTAAATCAATTATTTTTGTAGCCTTGTAGGTTTTCATAaaattatctattatctattatatataataaatgaaaaaaatttgGGACACGTGTCAGCTTGTAGTGCAATCTCACAACTATTTGGGCGGGAAAATTATGGGTCTTTGTATACGGGCGAGACGCGGTACCCATACTTGGTTTTCGACCCGAGTATATAAATGTTCTAAAAACCTAAATTCCCACATTCGTGTCTCTATTTTTCCATTTTTCTGCCGTCATCTACTAAAACCCTAATGGATCCTTCACTGCTACTTGAACCACTCCATACAAACTGTAGGTATCAATGTCCTATCGTTAATCTTGATTTCTTTTAAAGTTTGTTTGAGAATCCTTACTTGTTTCAAAGTTTATTTGAATAGAGAAACAGAAATTTACATCAAAATTCATCATAATCTTCGTCTTTTCATCTCCACCTTTTGTTTTAGAGAGTGAAAGTAACAATTTGTAGTGAGAGAAATTCCAGATATCGAACTCCGGCGAAAATCCGAATCTCCTGCGAACCGGATCTGAGTTATGGTGAAAATCCGAATCTCCAGGTATGTTTCATCGAAAATCAATATGAGTCATTACAAGTATGTTTCATCAAAAAAATGTAAGGTTTAGGGTTTCTCTTGGTCTTATGAAGGTGGTGGTTTAATGCCACAACGAAAGGTCGACGACTAGGGTTCCAGCAGCACATAAATCTCACCAGTTGTGGTTTCAGCCAGTATCGGTAAACTGTTGTTCCTTTTTGTCCAAATCAAATCAGGGTTCTTAAAT is from Helianthus annuus cultivar XRQ/B chromosome 9, HanXRQr2.0-SUNRISE, whole genome shotgun sequence and encodes:
- the LOC110879770 gene encoding betaine aldehyde dehydrogenase 1, chloroplastic — its product is MAISIPFRQLFIDGEWREPVRKNRIPVINPATEEIVGDIPAATAEDIDIAVKAARRALKRDGGKEWASASGAHRAKYLRAIAAKVTEKKDKFAKLEAIDCGKPLDEAAWDMDDVAGCFEYNADLAEALDAKQNAPVNLPMDTFKCHIIREPIGVVGLITPWNYPLLMATWKVASALAAGCAAVLKPSELASVTCLELGEVCREVGLPPGILNIVTGLGPEAGAPLAAHPDVDKIAFTGSSATGSKIMTAAAQNVKPVTLELGGKSPIVVFDDVDIDKAVEWALFGCFWTNGQICSATSRLILHESIAKEFLDKLVKWAKNIKISDPLEEGCRLGPVVSAGQYEKVLKFVETAKREGATVLFGGKRPQHLTKGFYMEPAIITDVTTSMQIWRDEVFGPVLCVKTFSTEQEAIELANDTHYGLGSAVISNDLERCDRVAKAFEAGIVWVNCSQPCFSQAPWGGKKRSGFGRELGEWGLDNYLSVKQVTHYISNEPWGWYTPPSKL